From Streptomyces durmitorensis, a single genomic window includes:
- a CDS encoding phospholipid scramblase-related protein — protein sequence MTTHSNTPAGWYSDPQGAAQLLRWWDGSQWTQHTSPNQQAGGQPAQAQQVPQQAQQQPAQQQAQAVHGQQQAQYGQQQGQFGGQQAHQQPPQQAQYGHPQQAVPQADPAKVQRQVQQQAGVAPSSQGGGTLFTEPVLVVNQKAKLIELTNEYSVMDQSGNVLGSVVQVGQSTLKKVARFVSSIDQFMTHKLEIRDAYGQPVMQLTRPRKFMKSRVVVERADGQPIGEIVQQNMIGKINFAIMVNGQQAGAIKAENWRAWNFSIVDHADNEVARITKTWEGLAKTMFTTADNYVLQIHYQLPEPLLSLVVATALTVDTALKQDSRGFG from the coding sequence GTGACGACGCATTCGAACACTCCTGCAGGCTGGTATTCGGACCCCCAGGGCGCGGCCCAGCTGCTGCGCTGGTGGGACGGTTCCCAGTGGACCCAGCACACCAGCCCCAACCAGCAGGCCGGCGGTCAGCCCGCGCAGGCGCAGCAGGTGCCGCAGCAGGCCCAGCAGCAGCCGGCTCAGCAGCAGGCGCAGGCCGTGCACGGCCAGCAGCAGGCTCAATACGGCCAGCAGCAAGGGCAGTTCGGCGGTCAGCAGGCGCATCAGCAGCCTCCGCAGCAGGCCCAGTACGGTCACCCCCAGCAGGCGGTCCCGCAGGCCGACCCCGCCAAGGTGCAGCGTCAGGTGCAGCAGCAGGCGGGCGTCGCGCCCTCGTCGCAGGGCGGCGGCACGCTCTTCACCGAGCCGGTCCTCGTGGTGAACCAGAAGGCCAAGCTCATCGAGCTGACGAACGAGTACAGCGTCATGGACCAGTCGGGCAACGTGCTCGGCTCGGTCGTCCAGGTCGGTCAGAGCACGCTGAAGAAGGTCGCGCGCTTTGTCTCCAGCATCGACCAGTTCATGACCCACAAGCTCGAGATCCGTGACGCGTACGGCCAGCCGGTGATGCAGCTGACGCGGCCCCGCAAGTTCATGAAGTCGCGGGTCGTCGTCGAGCGCGCCGACGGCCAGCCGATCGGCGAGATCGTCCAGCAGAACATGATCGGGAAGATCAACTTCGCGATCATGGTCAACGGCCAGCAGGCCGGTGCGATCAAGGCCGAGAACTGGCGCGCCTGGAACTTCTCGATCGTCGACCACGCGGACAACGAGGTCGCCCGGATCACGAAGACCTGGGAAGGACTCGCCAAGACGATGTTCACGACCGCGGACAACTACGTCCTGCAGATCCACTACCAGCTGCCCGAGCCGCTCCTGAGCCTCGTCGTGGCGACGGCCCTGACGGTCGACACGGCCCTGAAGCAGGACTCGCGCGGCTTCGGGTGA
- the valS gene encoding valine--tRNA ligase: MTFPHRTSADGVPDKPVLDGLEEKWSRRWDETGVYAFDRSRTREEIFSVDTPPPTVSGSLHVGHVFSYTHTDTVARYQRMRGKEVFYPMGWDDNGLPTERRVQMHFGVRCDPALPYDPSFEPPAKPGKQQLPVSRRNFIELCERLTVEDEKAFEELWRLLGLSVDWSRTYRTIGTEARATAQLAFLNNLARGEAYIAEAPTLWDITYRTAVAQAELEDRERPGAYHRLTFHGPEGRPVAIDTTRPELLPACVALVVHPDDERHRHLVGATVRTPLFGVDVPVVAHRAAVPEKGTGIAMICTFGDTADVTWWRELRLATRPVIGWDGRFLAQPPSGVASAAAVAAYAKLAGATAHTARERVVELLRASGELQGEPRSLTHAVKFYEKGDRPLEIVTTRQWYLRNGGRDEPLRDELMARGGELTWHPPHMRVRYENWVGGLNGDWLVSRQRFFGVPIPVWYPLDGHGEPDHGHPIVPDAAALPVDPSAEAPPGYEEALRGAPHGFTGDPDVMDTWATSSLTPQIAGGWRSDPDLFARVFPMDVRPQAHEIIRTWLFSTVVRAHAEQGELPWRHAAISGWILDPDRKKMSKTKSNTVTPGDLLVKHGSDAVRYWAASGRPGTDTAFDVGQMKVGRRLATKILNVGKFVLSLGAADGSDLAPVTEPLDRALLAELAATVEEATAAFDDFDYARALERTERFFWRFCDDYVELVKARAYGDQGEGAGTESARVTLRAALDALLRLFAPVLPFVTEEVWSWCATGSVHRAAWPTPKVPAGADASVLSTASEVIAAIRRAKSEARLSMRAEVTGVVVFGPRASLDRFALAQADVRAAGRAGAVELREDEAPLRVEVDVENAPR, translated from the coding sequence ATGACCTTCCCCCATCGCACGAGCGCGGACGGCGTCCCCGACAAGCCTGTTCTCGACGGGCTCGAAGAGAAATGGTCGCGGCGATGGGACGAGACGGGCGTATACGCCTTCGACCGCTCCAGGACGCGTGAGGAGATCTTCTCCGTCGACACCCCGCCGCCCACGGTCAGCGGCTCCTTGCACGTCGGACACGTCTTCTCGTACACGCACACCGACACCGTCGCCCGCTATCAGCGCATGCGCGGCAAGGAAGTCTTCTATCCGATGGGCTGGGACGACAACGGCCTGCCGACCGAACGCCGCGTCCAGATGCACTTCGGGGTGCGGTGCGATCCGGCGCTGCCGTACGACCCGTCGTTCGAGCCGCCCGCGAAGCCGGGTAAGCAGCAACTCCCCGTCTCCCGGCGGAACTTCATCGAGCTGTGCGAGCGCCTCACCGTCGAGGACGAGAAGGCCTTCGAGGAACTGTGGCGGCTGCTCGGTCTCTCCGTCGACTGGTCGCGTACGTACCGCACGATCGGCACCGAGGCGCGCGCCACCGCGCAGCTCGCGTTCCTCAACAACCTGGCGCGCGGCGAGGCCTACATCGCCGAGGCGCCCACCCTGTGGGACATCACCTACCGCACGGCCGTCGCACAGGCCGAACTGGAGGACAGGGAGCGCCCCGGCGCCTACCACCGGCTGACCTTCCACGGCCCGGAAGGGCGGCCGGTCGCGATCGACACGACCCGGCCCGAACTGCTCCCGGCCTGCGTCGCCCTGGTCGTGCACCCCGACGACGAGCGCCATCGGCACCTGGTCGGAGCGACGGTCCGCACCCCGCTCTTCGGCGTCGACGTGCCCGTCGTGGCACACCGCGCCGCGGTCCCGGAGAAGGGCACGGGCATCGCGATGATCTGCACGTTCGGCGACACGGCCGACGTCACCTGGTGGCGCGAGCTGCGGCTCGCCACGCGCCCGGTGATCGGCTGGGACGGCCGCTTCCTCGCGCAGCCGCCGAGCGGTGTCGCATCGGCGGCGGCCGTCGCGGCGTACGCGAAGCTGGCGGGTGCCACGGCGCACACCGCGCGGGAGCGGGTCGTGGAGCTGCTGCGGGCGAGCGGTGAACTTCAGGGCGAGCCACGGTCCCTCACGCACGCCGTGAAGTTCTACGAGAAGGGCGACCGGCCCCTGGAGATCGTCACCACCCGGCAGTGGTACCTGCGCAACGGCGGCCGTGACGAGCCCCTGCGGGACGAACTCATGGCGCGTGGCGGTGAGTTGACGTGGCATCCGCCGCACATGCGGGTGCGCTACGAGAACTGGGTCGGCGGTCTCAACGGCGACTGGCTGGTCAGCCGCCAGCGCTTCTTCGGCGTGCCGATCCCGGTCTGGTACCCGCTGGACGGCCACGGCGAGCCCGACCACGGCCACCCGATCGTCCCGGACGCGGCCGCCCTGCCCGTCGACCCGAGCGCGGAGGCGCCGCCCGGATACGAGGAGGCCCTGCGCGGCGCGCCGCACGGTTTCACCGGCGACCCGGACGTCATGGACACCTGGGCCACCTCCTCGCTCACCCCGCAGATCGCGGGCGGGTGGCGCTCGGACCCCGATCTGTTCGCGCGGGTCTTCCCGATGGACGTCCGGCCGCAGGCGCACGAGATCATCCGTACCTGGCTGTTCTCGACGGTGGTGCGCGCGCACGCCGAGCAGGGGGAACTGCCGTGGCGTCATGCCGCGATCTCCGGCTGGATCCTCGACCCCGACCGCAAGAAGATGTCGAAGACCAAGTCGAACACGGTCACGCCCGGGGACCTGCTCGTGAAGCACGGCTCGGACGCGGTCCGCTACTGGGCGGCGAGCGGGCGGCCCGGCACGGACACGGCGTTCGACGTCGGCCAGATGAAGGTCGGCCGCCGCCTCGCGACGAAGATCCTGAACGTCGGCAAGTTCGTGCTGAGCCTCGGTGCGGCGGACGGATCGGACCTGGCTCCGGTCACCGAGCCGCTGGACCGCGCGCTGCTCGCCGAACTCGCCGCGACGGTCGAGGAGGCCACCGCGGCCTTCGACGACTTCGACTACGCGCGGGCGTTGGAGCGTACGGAGCGGTTCTTCTGGCGGTTCTGCGACGACTACGTGGAGCTGGTCAAGGCACGGGCGTACGGCGACCAGGGGGAAGGTGCCGGGACGGAGTCGGCGCGGGTGACGCTGCGGGCCGCCCTTGACGCGCTGCTGAGGCTCTTCGCGCCGGTCCTTCCCTTCGTGACGGAGGAGGTGTGGTCCTGGTGCGCCACCGGCTCGGTCCACCGCGCGGCGTGGCCCACCCCAAAGGTCCCTGCCGGAGCGGACGCCTCGGTCCTGTCGACCGCATCGGAGGTCATCGCGGCGATCCGCAGGGCGAAGTCGGAGGCGCGGCTCTCCATGCGGGCGGAGGTCACGGGAGTGGTGGTTTTTGGCCCGCGGGCGAGCCTGGACCGCTTCGCGCTCGCGCAGGCGGACGTCCGGGCCGCGGGGCGGGCCGGGGCGGTTGAACTGCGGGAGGACGAGGCGCCGCTGAGGGTCGAGGTCGACGTCGAGAACGCGCCACGGTGA
- the mgtA gene encoding magnesium-translocating P-type ATPase, whose product MNKLIPQVRPATPGENPVNKRERKAAELDARTREVGARLAELSAKPARDVLRDLGTDTRGLRQDQVLERLERHGENVVAQERAPHWTTQLAKSFCNPFIGVLIVLAAVMYWQDPADPGVWILTSMVLISGLLRFWQEFRSTRSAEALKALVTTSCAVQRRWSERPGTEEIPMEQVVPGDLVKLAAGDMVPADLRLLTAKDLMVSQAALSGESLPAAKADTRAPDLGQSATADPVEADNLCLMGTSVTSGTATGVVVATGSDTYFGSMAGALVGDRPQTAFDLGVRRVSFLLIRFMLVMVPIVFAINGFTKGDWDQALLFSISVAVGLTPEMLPMVVSANLARGAVAMSKHKVVVKQLNAIQNLGAMDVLCTDKTGTLTEDRIVLDRYLDAHGHEDREVLEYAYLNAHFQTGLRNLMDQAVIDRIDEAEEVVVDRLFTMVDEIPFDFARRRMSVVLRREELSGPAAEHTIVTKGAVEEVIERCGHVMDRGERVELTGQLRAHVTHISERHNREGLRVLAVATRSVPADRDTYTAADESDLTLVGFLAFLDPPKQDAADALRALAENGIAVKVVTGDNELVAARVCADVGLDVSELITGATIDLVDDAELIELARTTTVFAKVNPVQKARIVRALKADGHTVGFLGDGINDAAALREADVGVSVDTAVDIAKESADIILLEKDLMVLEQGVLMGRQTFGNTIKYIKMTASSNFGNVFSVLVASAFLPFQPMLAIHLLVQNLCYDISQLSIPWDRMDKEYLRKPRAWDAKGIGRFMIRIGPISSVFDITTFLVMWYVFQANSPAQQTLFQTGWFVEGLLSQTLIVHMIRTRRIPFIQSRASLPVLLMTGAVMAFGLWLPFSPLASALSMEPLPMSYFPWLIGTLLAYCALTQVVKVWYIRRYGSWL is encoded by the coding sequence ATGAACAAGCTGATTCCCCAGGTACGCCCGGCGACGCCGGGCGAGAACCCCGTGAACAAGCGCGAGCGCAAGGCCGCCGAGCTGGACGCCCGCACCCGCGAAGTCGGCGCCCGTCTGGCCGAGTTGAGCGCGAAGCCCGCCCGCGACGTCCTGCGGGACCTCGGCACGGACACCCGCGGACTGCGCCAGGACCAGGTCCTGGAGCGCCTGGAGCGGCACGGCGAGAACGTCGTCGCCCAGGAGCGCGCGCCGCACTGGACGACGCAGCTCGCCAAGTCCTTTTGCAACCCCTTCATCGGCGTCCTCATCGTGCTCGCCGCGGTCATGTACTGGCAGGACCCGGCCGACCCCGGCGTCTGGATCCTCACCTCGATGGTGCTAATCAGCGGACTGCTGCGGTTCTGGCAGGAGTTCCGCTCGACCAGGTCGGCCGAGGCGCTGAAAGCCCTGGTCACCACCTCCTGCGCGGTCCAGCGCCGGTGGAGCGAGCGCCCCGGCACCGAAGAGATCCCCATGGAGCAGGTCGTCCCCGGCGACCTCGTGAAGCTCGCCGCGGGCGACATGGTCCCGGCCGATCTGCGGCTGCTCACCGCCAAGGACCTGATGGTCAGCCAGGCCGCCCTGTCGGGCGAGTCGCTGCCGGCCGCCAAGGCGGACACGCGCGCTCCCGACCTCGGCCAGAGCGCGACCGCCGACCCCGTCGAGGCCGACAACCTCTGCCTGATGGGTACGTCGGTGACCTCGGGCACGGCGACCGGTGTGGTCGTCGCCACCGGCTCGGACACCTACTTCGGCTCGATGGCGGGCGCCCTGGTCGGCGACCGCCCGCAGACCGCCTTCGACCTCGGCGTGCGGCGGGTCAGCTTCCTGCTCATCCGGTTCATGCTGGTGATGGTCCCGATCGTCTTCGCGATCAACGGCTTCACCAAGGGCGACTGGGACCAGGCGCTGCTGTTCTCCATCTCCGTGGCGGTCGGGCTCACCCCCGAGATGCTGCCGATGGTGGTCTCGGCGAACCTGGCGCGCGGCGCGGTCGCCATGTCCAAGCACAAGGTCGTCGTCAAGCAGCTCAACGCGATCCAGAACCTGGGCGCGATGGACGTGCTGTGCACCGACAAGACGGGGACTCTCACCGAGGACCGCATCGTCCTCGACCGCTACCTCGACGCGCACGGCCACGAGGACCGCGAGGTGCTCGAATACGCCTACCTCAACGCGCACTTCCAGACGGGCCTGCGCAATCTGATGGACCAGGCGGTCATCGACCGCATCGACGAGGCCGAGGAGGTTGTCGTCGACCGGCTCTTCACGATGGTCGACGAGATCCCCTTCGACTTCGCCCGGCGGCGGATGTCCGTCGTGCTGCGCCGCGAGGAACTGTCCGGGCCCGCCGCCGAGCACACGATCGTCACGAAAGGAGCGGTGGAGGAGGTCATCGAGCGGTGCGGCCACGTCATGGACCGCGGCGAGCGCGTCGAACTCACCGGTCAACTGCGCGCCCACGTCACGCACATCAGTGAGCGCCACAACCGCGAGGGCCTGCGGGTCCTCGCCGTCGCGACGCGCAGCGTGCCCGCCGACCGCGACACCTACACGGCGGCGGACGAGTCGGACCTGACCCTCGTCGGGTTCCTGGCCTTCCTCGACCCGCCGAAGCAGGACGCCGCGGACGCGCTGCGCGCGCTCGCCGAGAACGGCATCGCGGTCAAGGTCGTCACCGGCGACAACGAACTGGTCGCCGCGCGCGTCTGCGCGGACGTCGGCCTCGACGTCAGCGAGCTGATCACGGGCGCCACGATCGACCTGGTCGACGACGCGGAGCTGATCGAACTCGCCCGTACGACCACGGTGTTCGCGAAGGTCAACCCGGTCCAGAAGGCACGGATCGTACGGGCCCTCAAGGCCGACGGACACACCGTCGGGTTCCTCGGGGACGGCATCAACGACGCCGCGGCGCTGCGCGAGGCCGATGTGGGCGTCTCCGTGGACACGGCCGTCGACATCGCCAAGGAGTCCGCCGACATCATCCTCCTGGAGAAGGACCTGATGGTCCTGGAACAGGGCGTGTTGATGGGCCGTCAGACCTTCGGCAACACCATCAAGTACATCAAGATGACGGCGTCGTCGAACTTCGGGAACGTCTTCTCGGTCCTGGTGGCATCGGCGTTCCTCCCCTTCCAGCCGATGCTCGCCATCCACCTCCTGGTGCAGAACCTCTGCTACGACATCAGCCAGCTGTCGATCCCCTGGGACCGGATGGACAAGGAGTACCTGCGCAAGCCGCGCGCGTGGGACGCGAAGGGCATCGGCCGGTTCATGATCCGGATCGGTCCGATCAGCTCGGTCTTCGACATCACCACGTTCCTGGTGATGTGGTACGTCTTCCAGGCGAACTCGCCCGCGCAGCAGACCCTCTTCCAGACGGGCTGGTTCGTGGAGGGTCTGCTGTCGCAGACGCTGATCGTGCACATGATCCGTACCCGCAGGATCCCGTTCATCCAGTCCCGCGCGTCACTGCCGGTGCTCCTGATGACGGGCGCGGTGATGGCCTTCGGCCTCTGGCTGCCGTTCTCGCCGCTGGCGTCGGCCCTGTCGATGGAGCCGCTGCCGATGAGCTACTTCCCGTGGCTGATCGGGACGCTGCTCGCCTACTGCGCGCTCACCCAGGTGGTGAAGGTCTGGTACATCCGGCGCTACGGCAGCTGGCTCTGA
- a CDS encoding DMT family transporter, producing the protein MNATLLAVALSLVSAAAYASAAVAQERLAARITGTGDGFLRLLGSGAWWSSVGLNACAALLHVAALKYGPLTLVQPLGALTLVVAVPLGARIAGRRVTPLEWRGTGLTLIGLGALLLTASGPAPDDTLTLTEALAVAGLTMAVIGVLSRPGARPGLRHATASGFASGVASALTQTVTVAATDRSGPLLSPQVIVVALLVAAFAVGGLFLSQTAYRGGLGAPLAVVTLANPVAAAAIGLLLLGERLQGGVAGLFLAAGGAAIAAYGVVVLTRSPRDEVHAKAPSELSSELSSEDFMPAIPGQPEPAALHLSSP; encoded by the coding sequence GTGAACGCCACCCTCCTCGCCGTCGCGCTCTCGCTCGTGTCGGCCGCCGCGTACGCCAGTGCCGCCGTGGCCCAGGAACGCCTCGCCGCCCGCATCACGGGCACCGGCGACGGCTTCCTGCGGCTGCTCGGCAGCGGGGCCTGGTGGTCGTCCGTCGGGCTCAACGCGTGCGCGGCGCTGCTGCACGTGGCGGCCCTGAAGTACGGTCCGCTCACCCTGGTCCAGCCGCTGGGCGCGCTCACGCTGGTCGTCGCCGTGCCGCTGGGCGCGCGGATCGCGGGCCGGCGGGTCACCCCGCTGGAGTGGCGTGGCACGGGGCTCACGCTGATCGGCCTCGGCGCCCTGCTCCTGACCGCATCGGGGCCCGCGCCCGACGACACGCTGACCCTGACGGAGGCGCTGGCCGTCGCGGGCCTCACGATGGCCGTGATCGGCGTCCTCTCCCGTCCGGGTGCGCGGCCGGGGCTGCGTCACGCGACGGCTTCCGGGTTCGCTTCGGGCGTCGCGTCCGCGCTCACCCAGACCGTGACGGTCGCCGCGACGGACCGCTCGGGTCCGCTCCTGAGTCCGCAGGTGATCGTCGTGGCGCTGCTCGTCGCCGCGTTCGCCGTGGGCGGCCTCTTCCTGTCCCAGACCGCCTACCGCGGGGGCCTCGGGGCACCGCTCGCCGTCGTCACCCTGGCCAATCCCGTGGCCGCCGCCGCCATCGGCCTGCTGCTGCTCGGGGAGCGGCTCCAGGGCGGCGTGGCCGGTCTTTTCCTGGCGGCCGGGGGTGCGGCGATCGCGGCGTACGGCGTGGTCGTACTGACACGGTCACCGCGGGACGAGGTGCACGCGAAGGCACCTTCGGAGCTGTCTTCGGAGCTGTCTTCGGAGGACTTCATGCCCGCCATCCCCGGCCAACCGGAACCCGCCGCCCTACACCTCTCGAGCCCCTGA
- a CDS encoding phosphocholine-specific phospholipase C, with protein sequence MPELNRRRFMQLAGGTAAFATLSQSIARAAALPAQRRSGSIEDVEHVVVLMQENRSFDHYFGTMKGVRGFGDPRPVTLPSGKPVWNQSGGGKEVLPFHPDAEDLGMQFIAGLDHDWAGGHSAFANGKYDNWIAAKSERTMAYLTRDDIPFHYALADAFTVCDDYHCSFMGATDPNRYYMLTGHVGNDGKGGGPVLGNQEAGYDWTTYAERLEQAGVSWKVYQDIGDGLDAAGHWGWIDDAYRGNYGDNSLLYFNKYRNAKPGDPLYDKARTGTNAKAGDGYFDLLTADVKADKLPQVSYIAAPEAFCEHPNWPVNYGAWYIAQVLDALTSNPDVWAKTALFITYDENDGYFDHVVPPYTPKDANQGKSTVDTTLDYFPGNAQYAAGHYGLGQRVPMVVVSPWSTGGYVNSEVFDHTSIIRFMETRFGVKEPNISPWRRAICGDLTSAFDFGGKDTDPAQLPDTGAYEPPDNERHPDYVPKAPAKANLPKQESGSRPARPLPYAPLVDGAAAPADGKFTLTFSGGDTAGVCFHVRSGNRTDGPWTYTTEAGKTISDTWNSAYSKDAYDLSVFGPNGFLRVFKGPGKTAGPEVTARHDKATGNLKLTLKNAGGADVNLSVSNAYGGAAQTFKVKAGGTVEHTVDLRSSKRWYDVTVKSDADGTFLRRLAGHVENGQAGVSDPAIISA encoded by the coding sequence ATGCCAGAACTCAATCGGCGCCGGTTCATGCAACTCGCCGGCGGCACCGCAGCATTCGCGACGCTCTCGCAGAGCATCGCCCGCGCAGCCGCCCTGCCCGCCCAGCGCCGCTCCGGCTCCATCGAGGACGTCGAGCACGTCGTCGTCCTGATGCAGGAGAACCGTTCCTTCGACCACTATTTCGGCACGATGAAGGGCGTACGCGGCTTCGGCGACCCGCGCCCGGTGACCCTGCCCAGCGGGAAACCCGTCTGGAACCAGTCGGGCGGCGGCAAAGAGGTGCTGCCCTTCCACCCGGACGCCGAGGACCTCGGCATGCAGTTCATCGCGGGTCTCGACCACGACTGGGCGGGCGGCCACAGCGCCTTCGCCAACGGCAAGTACGACAACTGGATCGCCGCCAAGTCCGAGCGGACGATGGCGTACCTGACGCGCGACGACATTCCGTTCCACTACGCCCTCGCCGACGCGTTCACCGTCTGCGACGACTACCACTGTTCGTTCATGGGGGCCACCGACCCCAACCGCTACTACATGCTCACCGGCCACGTCGGCAACGACGGCAAGGGCGGCGGCCCGGTCCTCGGCAACCAGGAGGCGGGCTACGACTGGACGACGTACGCCGAGCGCCTGGAGCAGGCCGGGGTCTCCTGGAAGGTCTACCAGGACATCGGCGACGGCCTCGACGCCGCAGGGCACTGGGGCTGGATCGACGACGCCTACCGCGGGAACTACGGCGACAACTCGCTGCTCTACTTCAACAAGTACCGCAACGCCAAGCCCGGCGACCCCCTCTACGACAAGGCGCGCACCGGCACCAACGCGAAGGCGGGCGACGGCTACTTCGACCTCCTGACGGCCGACGTCAAGGCCGACAAGCTCCCGCAGGTCTCCTACATCGCCGCGCCCGAGGCCTTCTGCGAGCACCCGAACTGGCCCGTGAACTACGGCGCCTGGTACATCGCGCAGGTCCTGGACGCGCTCACCTCCAACCCCGACGTGTGGGCCAAGACGGCGCTGTTCATCACGTACGACGAGAACGACGGCTACTTCGACCACGTCGTCCCGCCGTACACCCCGAAGGACGCGAACCAGGGCAAGTCGACCGTCGACACGACGCTCGACTACTTCCCGGGCAACGCGCAGTACGCCGCCGGACACTACGGCCTGGGCCAGCGCGTCCCGATGGTCGTCGTCTCGCCGTGGAGCACCGGCGGATACGTGAACTCCGAGGTCTTCGACCACACGTCGATCATCCGGTTCATGGAGACGCGCTTCGGCGTCAAGGAGCCGAACATCTCGCCGTGGCGGCGCGCCATCTGCGGTGACCTCACCTCCGCCTTCGACTTCGGCGGCAAGGACACCGACCCCGCGCAGCTGCCCGACACCGGCGCCTACGAGCCGCCGGACAACGAGCGCCACCCCGACTACGTGCCCAAGGCGCCCGCGAAGGCGAACCTGCCCAAGCAGGAGTCCGGCTCCCGGCCCGCGCGCCCGCTGCCGTACGCCCCGCTGGTGGACGGTGCGGCAGCGCCCGCCGACGGCAAGTTCACGCTGACCTTCAGCGGCGGCGACACGGCGGGTGTCTGCTTCCACGTTCGCTCCGGCAACCGCACGGACGGCCCCTGGACCTACACCACGGAGGCCGGCAAGACGATCTCCGACACCTGGAACTCGGCGTACTCGAAGGACGCGTACGACCTGTCGGTGTTCGGCCCGAACGGCTTCCTGCGCGTCTTCAAGGGACCCGGCAAGACCGCGGGCCCCGAGGTCACCGCCCGCCACGACAAGGCGACCGGCAACCTCAAGCTCACCCTGAAGAACGCGGGCGGCGCCGACGTGAACCTCAGCGTCTCCAACGCCTACGGCGGCGCGGCCCAGACGTTCAAGGTGAAGGCGGGAGGCACCGTCGAGCACACCGTCGACCTGCGGTCGAGCAAGCGCTGGTACGACGTGACGGTGAAGTCCGACGCGGACGGCACCTTCCTGCGGCGCCTGGCAGGGCACGTGGAGAACGGCCAGGCCGGGGTCAGCGACCCGGCGATCATTTCCGCCTGA